Proteins found in one Chthoniobacterales bacterium genomic segment:
- a CDS encoding metalloregulator ArsR/SmtB family transcription factor, which produces MQGTLKILKLLSDPTRLRILRLLGREELTVAELQQILGMGQSRTSAHLAQLKVEGLVSDRRAGKNIYYTRGGKVSGAVAELVESGGEELAEGAADDAAVKLVLRKRQDKAGEYFNQLAGKFGRTYVPGRSWRALAHGLLRLLPPMVIADLGAGEGTLSQLLARTAKKVIAIDSSPAMVEFGSKLAADHGLKNLEYRLGEIEAPPIKAGAVDLALFSQALHHAASPGKALSAAHRILKPGGRLLVLDLLSHSFEQARTLYAHVWLGFSEVELMRLIEKAGFKDVEVSVVSREARAPHFQTVLATARK; this is translated from the coding sequence ATGCAGGGAACCCTCAAAATTCTCAAGCTGCTTTCCGACCCTACGCGGTTGCGCATCTTGCGGCTGCTCGGGCGGGAGGAACTGACTGTCGCCGAGCTGCAGCAGATTCTGGGCATGGGTCAGTCCCGCACCAGCGCGCATCTGGCCCAGCTGAAGGTCGAGGGCTTGGTTTCCGACCGGCGCGCCGGGAAAAACATCTATTACACGCGCGGGGGCAAGGTGTCGGGAGCCGTTGCCGAGCTCGTCGAAAGCGGCGGCGAAGAATTGGCCGAGGGTGCGGCTGATGATGCCGCGGTGAAGCTGGTCCTTCGGAAGCGCCAGGACAAAGCGGGCGAGTATTTCAACCAGCTGGCCGGCAAGTTTGGTCGCACCTATGTGCCGGGGCGTTCTTGGCGGGCCTTGGCCCACGGGTTGTTGCGACTCCTGCCTCCGATGGTTATCGCCGACCTCGGGGCGGGCGAGGGAACGCTGTCGCAACTGCTCGCGCGCACGGCGAAAAAAGTGATCGCCATCGACAGTTCGCCGGCCATGGTGGAATTCGGATCAAAGCTTGCGGCCGACCACGGCTTGAAAAATCTCGAATATCGTCTCGGGGAAATAGAGGCCCCTCCTATCAAGGCGGGCGCGGTTGATCTGGCGCTCTTCAGTCAGGCCCTGCACCACGCGGCGAGTCCGGGCAAAGCCCTTTCGGCTGCACACAGGATTCTCAAGCCGGGCGGACGCCTGCTGGTCCTCGATCTGCTCAGTCACTCGTTCGAGCAGGCTCGGACCCTCTATGCCCATGTGTGGCTCGGGTTTTCCGAGGTCGAATTGATGCGCCTCATCGAGAAGGCGGGGTTCAAGGATGTGGAGGTTTCCGTGGTCAGTCGCGAAGCCCGCGCCCCGCATTTCCAGACCGTGTTGGCCACGGCGCGGAAGTAG